One part of the Phycisphaeraceae bacterium genome encodes these proteins:
- the atpH gene encoding ATP synthase F1 subunit delta: protein MPMTENAPDAVSRVYATSLFELAQQQGGQARVEELLAELEDIIELTRQDPRFGEFIASRIVPAEGRAEGLRRIFAGRISDVTLNFLLVLNHKDRLGHLAQIVSAYDQITQHAFGRIEVDVFTPSPIGPDELAAIRDRLRAVLSREPVVHPYTDPKMIGGLRLQIGDQLIDASISTRLRKLHEQLTERGSATLRGRFDRIFDEHNNGN from the coding sequence ATGCCCATGACCGAGAACGCCCCGGATGCCGTGTCGCGCGTCTACGCCACGAGCCTCTTCGAACTCGCCCAGCAGCAGGGCGGGCAGGCCCGCGTCGAGGAACTCCTCGCCGAGCTCGAGGACATCATCGAGCTCACCCGCCAGGATCCCCGATTCGGAGAGTTCATCGCCTCACGCATCGTTCCCGCCGAGGGCCGCGCCGAGGGTCTCCGCCGCATCTTCGCCGGGCGAATCAGCGATGTCACGCTCAACTTCCTCCTCGTCCTCAACCACAAGGACAGGCTTGGCCACCTCGCCCAGATCGTCTCCGCCTACGACCAGATCACGCAGCACGCCTTCGGCCGCATCGAGGTCGACGTCTTTACGCCCTCGCCCATCGGCCCGGATGAACTCGCCGCGATCCGCGATCGCCTCCGCGCCGTCCTCTCCCGCGAGCCTGTCGTGCACCCCTACACCGATCCCAAGATGATCGGCGGCCTCCGCCTCCAGATCGGCGACCAGCTCATCGACGCCTCGATCTCCACTCGTCTCCGCAAGCTGCACGAGCAGCTGACCGAGCGAGGATCGGCCACCCTCCGCGGCCGGTTTGATCGGATCTTCGACGAGCACAACAACGGCAACTGA
- the atpF gene encoding F0F1 ATP synthase subunit B: MLQIPAFLRTALIALSIGLALGLSAAALAQDTHAPSAAHEAAASHGSHDKGELPPTVSQGLAPAITSIIVFIIVFAILGTQVWPKVVKGLADRTDKIRSEIEAAEMAQLQAKAALTQYEKNLADARAEAQRMLEQTKAEQTALAAQLRAQADADLSAMREKARRDIEAAKRSAVIELHDAASNLATSIAAKILRREISSGDQHQLVQEAIGELSNVSRA; this comes from the coding sequence ATGCTCCAGATCCCCGCCTTCCTCCGCACCGCGCTCATCGCCCTGAGCATCGGCCTCGCACTCGGCCTCTCGGCCGCGGCCCTGGCCCAGGACACCCACGCCCCGTCCGCAGCCCACGAGGCCGCGGCGTCCCACGGCTCCCACGACAAGGGTGAGCTGCCCCCGACCGTCTCGCAGGGCCTGGCGCCCGCCATCACCTCGATCATCGTCTTCATCATCGTCTTCGCGATCCTCGGCACGCAGGTGTGGCCCAAGGTCGTCAAGGGCCTCGCCGACCGCACCGACAAGATCCGCTCCGAGATCGAGGCCGCCGAGATGGCCCAACTCCAGGCCAAGGCCGCCCTCACCCAGTACGAGAAGAACCTCGCCGACGCCCGCGCCGAGGCCCAGCGCATGCTCGAGCAGACCAAGGCCGAGCAGACCGCCCTCGCCGCCCAGCTCAGGGCCCAGGCCGACGCCGACCTCTCCGCCATGCGCGAGAAGGCCCGTCGCGACATCGAGGCCGCGAAGCGCTCCGCCGTGATCGAACTCCACGACGCGGCCAGCAACCTCGCCACCAGCATCGCGGCCAAGATCCTCCGCCGCGAGATCTCCTCCGGCGACCAGCACCAGCTCGTCCAGGAGGCCATCGGCGAGCTGAGCAACGTCAGCCGCGCCTGA
- the atpE gene encoding ATP synthase F0 subunit C translates to MAQATAGATTGHGLAAVGAGLAVIGGGLGIGLIGKGAVESIARQPEAGGPIGTNMILTAALVEGATLFAVVVGLLAIVLK, encoded by the coding sequence ATGGCGCAGGCCACCGCGGGCGCGACGACCGGTCACGGCCTCGCCGCCGTGGGCGCCGGCCTCGCCGTCATCGGCGGCGGTCTCGGCATCGGCCTCATCGGCAAGGGTGCCGTGGAGTCCATCGCCCGCCAGCCCGAGGCCGGCGGTCCGATCGGCACCAACATGATCCTCACCGCGGCCCTCGTCGAAGGCGCGACCCTGTTCGCCGTCGTCGTCGGCCTGCTGGCGATCGTCCTCAAGTAA
- the atpB gene encoding F0F1 ATP synthase subunit A gives MMIPTLTLAAGGSVNPLDHVVDHPFITSASGYWIWSSNVGTLVLSGLIMIFLFPLFARRISTGPQSEGVDRYVTRGSFSHTFEVICTYLRDATVRPLLGSRTDAFMPFLWTLFFFILINNLLGLIPIIDILHLLFPYLREHHIAPVGGTATQNIWVTGSLALIAAVVINLSGVRELGIGGYLKHLTAGTPAYLWPLMIPIEILGTIIKPVALAIRLFANMTAGHTLIAVLFLIFVGQSLASSYLVGIPVTALSALVAVAINFLELFVAFLQAFVFMFLTTVFIAQLSHHHDHGHDEAHDHEHAHA, from the coding sequence ATGATGATCCCCACGCTCACCCTCGCCGCCGGCGGTTCCGTGAACCCCCTCGACCACGTGGTGGACCACCCGTTCATCACCTCGGCGTCCGGCTATTGGATCTGGTCGTCCAACGTCGGCACGCTCGTCCTGAGCGGCCTGATCATGATCTTCCTCTTCCCGCTCTTCGCCCGGCGGATCTCCACCGGCCCGCAGTCCGAGGGCGTCGACCGCTACGTCACCCGCGGCTCGTTCTCCCACACCTTCGAGGTCATCTGCACCTACCTCCGCGACGCCACCGTCCGGCCCCTCCTCGGCTCTCGCACCGATGCCTTCATGCCCTTCCTCTGGACGCTCTTCTTCTTCATCCTCATCAACAACCTCCTCGGGCTCATCCCGATCATCGACATCCTCCACCTGCTGTTCCCCTACCTGCGCGAGCACCACATCGCCCCGGTCGGCGGCACCGCCACCCAGAACATCTGGGTCACAGGCAGCCTCGCCCTCATCGCGGCGGTGGTGATCAACCTCTCCGGCGTGCGCGAACTCGGAATCGGCGGCTACCTCAAGCACCTCACCGCCGGAACCCCCGCCTACCTCTGGCCTCTGATGATCCCCATCGAGATCCTCGGCACCATCATCAAGCCCGTCGCGCTCGCCATCCGTCTCTTCGCCAACATGACCGCCGGGCACACCCTCATCGCGGTCCTCTTCCTGATCTTCGTCGGCCAGTCCCTCGCGAGCAGCTACCTGGTCGGCATCCCCGTCACCGCCCTCTCCGCCCTGGTCGCGGTGGCGATCAACTTCCTCGAGCTCTTCGTCGCCTTCCTCCAGGCGTTCGTGTTCATGTTCCTCACCACCGTATTCATCGCTCAACTCAGCCACCATCATGACCACGGGCATGATGAGGCACACGATCACGAGCACGCCCACGCGTGA
- a CDS encoding AtpZ/AtpI family protein: protein MKPSHPQSAPGDPDDRNPDLGEPPPFETLAPPATPQERRAREQDLDAMRSNLARLSGIGMDFIAAILALGFLGWLIDRWQGVSPVFLLVGIGIGLVYGTIRFIRDALKANRQAIEDSRRRHSRH, encoded by the coding sequence ATGAAACCAAGTCACCCTCAATCCGCCCCCGGCGACCCGGACGACCGGAACCCGGATTTAGGGGAGCCCCCCCCCTTCGAGACCCTCGCCCCTCCCGCTACCCCCCAGGAGCGGAGGGCGAGGGAGCAGGACCTCGATGCGATGCGGTCCAACCTGGCCCGCCTCTCAGGCATTGGGATGGACTTCATCGCGGCGATCCTCGCCCTGGGGTTTCTCGGGTGGCTGATCGACCGCTGGCAGGGGGTCTCCCCGGTCTTCCTTTTGGTCGGCATCGGCATCGGCCTTGTCTACGGCACGATCCGCTTCATCCGCGACGCTCTAAAGGCCAACCGCCAGGCGATTGAGGACTCCCGCCGCCGCCACTCCAGGCACTGA
- the alaS gene encoding alanine--tRNA ligase has product MPPSLGSAPDSPTRGPRPIPHHMTADEIRRQFIDFFRSRPGPGAAGHTFVPSSPVVPHDDPTLLFTNAGMNQFKPIFLGQVQPGSPLAGLSRATNSQKCIRAGGKHNDLEDVGKDTYHHTFFEMLGNWSFGDYFKAESIAWGFELLTKVYRIPPGRLYATYFKGDPASGLEPDLEARDLWSSLLPRGHVLPGNMKDNFWEMGETGPCGPCSEIHYDRIGDRDASRLVNAGDPNVLEIWNHVFIQFNREDAGSLRPLPARHVDTGMGLERLVSVLQNKLSNYDTDLFMPIFAAIERATGARPYMGRLGEADNDGVDTAYRVIADHIRALTFAITDGAVPSNEGRGYVLRRILRRAVRYGRQMLGAKGGFFSNLVPVVVDRMGEFFPELTINPSRVRDILKEEEDSFGKTLDRGISLTEKAMVEALSARIVAEDPSAELKTDQKSRDGHHLDLVFKSGKSGKTTGVDLRTLTPSSVAMLLKQPPIIPGDIVFLLYDTYGFPTDLTRLMAEERGFQVDLAGFDTLMTKAKDKARAGGKFSAQGGGRLTLTTETVAQLSRLGVEPTDDSEKFAAKDLRASVRAVFNGQNFDEYARASLGSLVPVAIILDRTSFYAEMGGQEHDSGRFVVTREAGGDGSHQGGEFRVDSVHAVAGYVLHIGHVARGEIRVGDDVVLSVDHNRRSAIAANHTATHLLNLALRQTLGDGVDQKGSLVAPDRLRFDFSHSKPVSPEELARIESIVRDRITARQTVFAEAGPQTLARSITGLRAVFGEAYPDPVRIVSIGVPVQVLLDDAGNPKWRDYSIEFCGGTHVSNTGDIAQFVLASEEGVAKGVRRLVALTGVPARAAIQSADNLARRIADNASLQGDALAAEAAEIAAEIDQLTLPTVRKHELRATLASLQDRVKASQKQALAARTQEVVAMARRIGESSAASLANVVVHSIEAGSDRGALQAAIDAIQSACPKAAVMLFSPDSEQGKVSVLASVPDLLVKRGLSASDWIRAATEVLGGKGGGKPNSAQGGGTDLSKLRPAIDAAEVFAHRKLT; this is encoded by the coding sequence ATGCCACCCTCACTCGGCTCCGCCCCCGATTCACCAACCCGCGGCCCCCGGCCGATCCCCCACCACATGACCGCCGACGAAATCCGACGTCAGTTCATCGACTTCTTCCGGTCCCGGCCAGGGCCCGGCGCCGCTGGCCACACCTTCGTGCCCTCGTCGCCGGTCGTCCCGCACGACGATCCGACGCTGTTGTTCACCAACGCGGGCATGAACCAGTTCAAGCCGATCTTCCTGGGACAGGTCCAGCCCGGGAGCCCACTCGCGGGTCTCAGCCGCGCCACCAACTCCCAGAAGTGCATCCGCGCGGGCGGCAAGCACAACGACCTCGAGGATGTCGGCAAGGACACCTACCACCACACGTTTTTCGAGATGCTCGGCAACTGGTCCTTCGGCGACTACTTCAAGGCCGAGTCCATCGCCTGGGGTTTCGAGCTGCTCACCAAGGTCTACCGCATCCCCCCCGGCCGCCTCTACGCCACCTACTTCAAGGGCGACCCCGCCTCCGGTCTCGAGCCGGACCTCGAAGCCCGCGACCTCTGGTCCTCGCTGCTTCCCAGGGGACACGTCCTCCCGGGCAACATGAAGGACAACTTCTGGGAGATGGGAGAAACCGGCCCCTGCGGCCCCTGCTCGGAGATCCACTACGACCGCATCGGCGACCGCGATGCCAGCCGCCTGGTTAACGCCGGCGACCCCAATGTCCTTGAGATCTGGAACCACGTCTTCATCCAGTTCAACCGCGAGGATGCGGGCTCGCTCCGCCCCCTGCCCGCCCGCCACGTTGATACCGGCATGGGCCTGGAGCGACTCGTCAGTGTCCTGCAGAACAAGCTCTCCAACTACGACACCGATCTGTTCATGCCCATCTTCGCCGCGATCGAGCGCGCCACAGGCGCCCGCCCGTACATGGGCCGCCTCGGCGAAGCCGACAACGACGGCGTCGACACCGCCTACCGCGTGATCGCCGACCATATCCGCGCGCTGACGTTCGCCATCACCGACGGCGCCGTCCCGTCCAACGAGGGTCGCGGCTACGTCCTCCGCCGCATCCTCCGCCGCGCGGTCCGGTACGGGCGACAGATGCTCGGCGCCAAGGGCGGCTTCTTCTCCAACCTCGTTCCGGTCGTGGTCGATCGCATGGGCGAGTTCTTCCCCGAACTCACCATCAACCCATCCCGCGTCCGCGACATCCTCAAGGAAGAGGAAGACTCGTTCGGCAAGACCCTCGACCGCGGCATCTCCCTTACCGAGAAGGCCATGGTCGAGGCGCTCTCCGCCCGCATCGTCGCCGAGGACCCCTCCGCCGAACTCAAGACCGATCAGAAATCCCGCGACGGCCACCACCTCGACCTGGTCTTCAAGTCCGGCAAGTCCGGCAAGACCACCGGAGTCGATCTCCGGACGCTCACTCCCTCTTCCGTGGCAATGCTCCTCAAGCAGCCGCCCATCATCCCGGGCGACATCGTCTTCCTCCTCTACGACACCTACGGCTTCCCCACCGACCTGACCCGGCTCATGGCCGAGGAACGAGGCTTCCAGGTCGATCTCGCCGGCTTCGACACCCTCATGACCAAGGCCAAGGACAAGGCCCGCGCCGGCGGCAAGTTCTCCGCCCAGGGCGGCGGGCGGCTCACCCTGACGACCGAGACCGTCGCCCAGCTCTCCCGCCTCGGCGTCGAACCCACCGACGATTCCGAAAAGTTCGCCGCGAAAGACCTGCGCGCCAGTGTCCGCGCCGTCTTCAACGGCCAGAACTTCGACGAGTATGCCCGAGCCTCCCTGGGATCTCTCGTCCCCGTCGCCATCATCCTTGACCGGACCAGCTTCTACGCCGAGATGGGAGGCCAGGAGCACGACTCGGGCCGATTCGTCGTCACCCGCGAAGCCGGCGGAGACGGATCACACCAGGGCGGTGAGTTCAGGGTTGACTCGGTCCATGCCGTTGCCGGCTACGTGCTGCACATCGGGCACGTCGCTCGCGGCGAGATCCGCGTCGGCGACGACGTCGTGCTGAGCGTCGATCACAACCGCCGTTCCGCCATCGCCGCCAACCACACCGCGACCCACCTGCTCAACCTCGCGCTCCGTCAGACTCTTGGCGACGGCGTGGACCAGAAGGGCTCGCTCGTTGCCCCGGATCGCCTTCGCTTCGACTTCTCCCACTCCAAGCCCGTCTCGCCAGAAGAGCTCGCCAGGATCGAGTCGATCGTCCGCGACCGCATCACAGCGCGGCAAACCGTCTTTGCCGAGGCCGGTCCCCAGACGCTCGCCCGATCCATCACCGGCCTCCGCGCCGTCTTCGGCGAGGCCTACCCGGATCCCGTCCGGATCGTCTCCATCGGTGTTCCGGTGCAGGTCCTGCTCGATGACGCGGGCAATCCCAAGTGGCGTGATTACTCAATCGAGTTCTGCGGCGGCACGCACGTCTCCAATACCGGGGACATCGCCCAGTTCGTTCTGGCCTCCGAGGAAGGCGTCGCGAAAGGGGTCCGCCGCTTGGTCGCGCTTACCGGGGTCCCGGCACGCGCCGCCATCCAGTCCGCCGACAACCTTGCCCGCCGGATCGCCGACAACGCGTCACTCCAGGGTGACGCCCTCGCCGCTGAGGCCGCGGAAATCGCCGCAGAGATCGACCAACTCACACTTCCCACCGTGCGCAAGCACGAGCTGCGAGCCACACTTGCATCGCTGCAGGACCGCGTGAAGGCCTCTCAGAAGCAGGCCCTCGCCGCTCGGACGCAGGAAGTCGTTGCCATGGCCCGCCGCATCGGCGAGTCCTCCGCAGCATCCCTCGCAAACGTCGTGGTCCACTCCATCGAGGCCGGCTCCGACCGCGGCGCCCTCCAGGCCGCGATCGATGCAATCCAGTCCGCCTGCCCCAAGGCGGCGGTCATGCTCTTCAGCCCCGATTCGGAGCAGGGCAAGGTCTCGGTGCTCGCTTCGGTGCCCGATCTCCTCGTCAAGCGCGGCCTGAGCGCCTCCGACTGGATCCGCGCTGCGACCGAGGTCCTCGGCGGCAAGGGCGGCGGCAAGCCCAACTCCGCCCAGGGCGGCGGCACCGACCTCTCCAAGCTCCGCCCCGCGATCGATGCGGCGGAGGTCTTTGCCCACCGCAAACTCACCTGA